The following are from one region of the Elusimicrobiota bacterium genome:
- a CDS encoding CsgG/HfaB family protein, with protein sequence MRRIVLVLYFLFVCVSFCSADTYDYLAKKISKGAKNLTNKKVAILPFQYYDGRTSPGSTIVAEYLTTKIVEQGKLQVVERTLLNKIMDEMKLGKSGIIDQETTKEIGKILGVEAIVTGVLIEEGEAEEGLRKEEKVNINTRLIKVETGDILVAASKTVNKTWEDIPAAETEEPTAPEKIPISKPEEPTQPSQPEVIRIGPSEKIAEEPTLLIPQELRQSYRSLTENQYRNAIDIAKDVFHRNQNKPFIASHALFIIGRAHESQGEFRQARIAYLKIIKDYPYNRIVVQKAQFRLKQLERQR encoded by the coding sequence ATGCGAAGAATAGTTTTGGTCTTATATTTCTTGTTTGTTTGTGTATCTTTTTGTTCTGCAGACACATATGATTATCTGGCTAAAAAAATATCTAAAGGTGCAAAAAATTTAACAAATAAAAAAGTCGCTATCCTGCCATTCCAGTATTACGACGGGAGAACTTCGCCGGGTTCTACAATAGTGGCAGAGTATTTAACAACAAAAATTGTAGAACAGGGCAAATTGCAAGTCGTGGAACGAACATTGCTTAACAAAATTATGGATGAAATGAAACTTGGGAAATCAGGTATTATTGACCAGGAAACTACAAAAGAAATAGGCAAAATTCTCGGTGTAGAAGCAATCGTAACAGGTGTTTTAATAGAAGAAGGGGAAGCAGAAGAAGGGTTGAGAAAAGAAGAAAAAGTTAATATCAATACCCGATTGATAAAAGTAGAAACAGGCGATATATTAGTAGCAGCATCTAAAACAGTAAACAAAACCTGGGAAGATATACCTGCGGCTGAAACAGAAGAACCAACTGCACCTGAAAAAATACCAATAAGCAAACCAGAAGAACCTACACAGCCATCACAACCGGAAGTAATCAGAATTGGTCCGAGTGAAAAAATTGCCGAAGAACCAACACTACTAATACCACAGGAACTGAGGCAGAGTTATCGTTCTTTAACAGAAAATCAGTATAGAAATGCGATTGATATAGCAAAAGATGTTTTTCACCGGAATCAAAATAAGCCATTTATAGCATCACATGCGTTATTTATTATCGGTAGAGCACACGAATCCCAGGGTGAATTCCGCCAGGCTCGTATCGCATATCTGAAAATAATCAAAGATTATCCATACAATAGAATTGTAGTCCAAAAAGCACAATTCCGACTAAAACAACTTGAACGCCAGAGATGA
- a CDS encoding nucleotidyltransferase family protein: MKTLNEAKQILKKNKPVLKTKFDVKEIGIFGSIVRSKAKKRSDVDILVEFNKVPGIFEFIDLEDYLQKVLKKKVDLVRKKALRPELRDSILEETIYI; the protein is encoded by the coding sequence ATGAAAACATTAAATGAAGCAAAACAAATTCTTAAAAAAAATAAACCAGTTTTGAAAACTAAATTCGATGTTAAAGAAATTGGTATTTTTGGATCTATCGTTCGCAGTAAAGCGAAAAAAAGAAGCGATGTGGACATCCTTGTTGAGTTTAATAAAGTTCCTGGAATTTTTGAATTTATTGATTTGGAAGATTATCTACAAAAAGTTTTAAAGAAAAAAGTTGATCTTGTCAGAAAAAAAGCATTGAGACCTGAATTGCGAGATAGTATATTGGAAGAAACAATTTATATATGA
- a CDS encoding DUF86 domain-containing protein, translated as MKNKKNYLEMDYENFLKDDKTVNTVVRKLEIIGEATKNIPISIKQKYDNVNWKGMAGMRDKLIHNYSGVDIEILWKVVKKDIADIKPKIKEIFEKLDSEK; from the coding sequence ATGAAAAACAAGAAAAATTATTTAGAAATGGATTATGAAAATTTTTTGAAAGACGATAAAACTGTTAATACTGTTGTAAGAAAACTTGAAATTATTGGCGAAGCCACAAAGAACATTCCCATATCAATTAAACAAAAATATGACAATGTGAATTGGAAAGGTATGGCGGGGATGCGTGATAAATTGATTCATAATTATTCAGGTGTTGATATTGAGATACTTTGGAAAGTTGTAAAAAAAGATATCGCAGATATAAAACCTAAAATAAAAGAGATTTTTGAAAAATTAGATTCAGAGAAATAA